The following proteins are encoded in a genomic region of Mycolicibacterium rutilum:
- a CDS encoding IS110 family RNA-guided transposase, giving the protein MKIQRTSVGLDVHARSVFGCALDGQTGEVFQRRLSPDHREIQNWVSGLPGPVAVTYEAGPTGFGLARCLLEAGVECLVAAPSKLVRPSSDRVKTDARDAAHLARLLHLGEITAVEIPSVEREAARDLVRAREDCRADLMRARHRVSALLLRHNLLYTGGSAWTLAHEAWLQRQRFDALPAQTAFDTAVQTMLACVDRRDGLDAMIAEMAADSEFSAVVRRLGCLRGVSTLTAFGLAVEIGDWSRLNGRTIGAYLGLVPTEYSSGASRVQGAITRTGNSHARRLLVEAAWHHRRPYRPGVELRRRWQVASKAARRRGQQANQRLHTRWRGFDARAKRPAVANTAIARELAGWCWSLAVLEE; this is encoded by the coding sequence GTGAAGATTCAGCGTACGAGTGTTGGTTTAGATGTGCATGCACGTTCGGTGTTCGGATGTGCACTTGATGGTCAGACCGGTGAGGTGTTCCAGCGCCGGTTGAGTCCAGATCACCGGGAGATCCAGAACTGGGTGAGCGGGCTGCCCGGCCCGGTCGCGGTGACTTATGAGGCCGGCCCGACCGGCTTCGGGTTAGCCCGGTGTCTGCTTGAGGCGGGGGTTGAGTGTCTGGTGGCTGCACCGTCGAAATTGGTGCGTCCGTCCAGTGATCGGGTCAAGACCGATGCCCGCGATGCCGCCCATCTGGCTCGCCTGCTGCACCTGGGCGAGATCACCGCGGTCGAGATTCCCAGCGTCGAGCGTGAAGCGGCCCGGGATCTGGTGCGCGCCCGCGAGGATTGCCGGGCTGACCTGATGCGGGCCCGACACCGGGTGAGCGCGCTGCTGTTGCGTCACAACCTGCTCTACACCGGCGGATCGGCGTGGACCCTCGCTCATGAGGCGTGGTTGCAGCGGCAACGCTTCGACGCGCTACCAGCGCAGACCGCGTTCGACACCGCGGTGCAGACCATGTTGGCGTGCGTGGATCGCCGTGACGGTCTCGATGCCATGATCGCCGAGATGGCTGCAGACAGCGAATTCAGCGCGGTAGTGCGCCGGCTGGGCTGTCTGCGCGGGGTATCGACGTTGACGGCGTTCGGTTTGGCGGTCGAGATCGGGGACTGGTCACGGTTAAACGGCCGCACCATCGGGGCCTATCTGGGATTGGTGCCTACCGAGTACTCCTCGGGCGCCTCCCGGGTGCAGGGAGCGATCACCCGCACCGGTAACTCCCACGCGCGCCGCTTGTTAGTCGAGGCGGCCTGGCACCATCGCCGCCCCTACCGCCCCGGGGTAGAGCTGCGGCGCCGCTGGCAGGTAGCCAGCAAGGCTGCACGCCGACGCGGTCAGCAGGCAAACCAGCGTCTACATACCCGCTGGCGTGGGTTTGATGCCCGCGCCAAACGCCCCGCGGTAGCCAATACCGCGATCGCACGCGAGCTGGCCGGCTGGTGCTGGTCGTTGGCCGTCCTCGAGGAGTAG
- a CDS encoding DUF3093 family protein encodes MTEHSASPQVLFYEQGASWWWIAAGPASGVAMGLIQASAGYGFQWLVPGIFFVLVTGFLAIQVKAARIHTSVELTPEWLRQGAETISTAEIVRIYPEASGSEAPKWQSARALGELTGVPRGRTGIGLKMTNDRSAQAWARKHQKLRETLTQVVEERIPPESV; translated from the coding sequence GTGACCGAGCACAGCGCCTCGCCGCAGGTGCTCTTCTACGAACAGGGCGCCAGCTGGTGGTGGATCGCCGCGGGACCGGCGTCCGGCGTGGCGATGGGGCTGATCCAGGCGTCGGCCGGTTACGGCTTCCAGTGGCTGGTGCCCGGCATCTTCTTCGTCCTGGTGACGGGGTTCCTGGCCATCCAGGTCAAGGCGGCGCGGATCCACACCTCGGTCGAGTTGACCCCGGAGTGGTTGCGTCAGGGCGCCGAGACCATCAGCACCGCCGAGATCGTGCGGATCTATCCGGAGGCCAGCGGCAGCGAAGCGCCGAAGTGGCAGTCCGCGCGCGCGCTCGGCGAGCTGACCGGGGTGCCGCGTGGACGCACCGGGATCGGGCTGAAGATGACCAACGACCGCAGCGCGCAGGCCTGGGCGCGCAAGCACCAGAAGCTGCGCGAGACGCTGACGCAGGTGGTCGAAGAGCGCATCCCGCCGGAATCGGTATGA
- the hemB gene encoding porphobilinogen synthase, with the protein MAFPRHRPRRLRATPALRRLVAETTLERRHLVLPMFVADGIDEPREISSMPGVLQHTRDSLRRAAADAVAAGVGGLMLFGVPRDDDKDATGAVGVAEDGILNVALRDLSADLGDDTVLMADTCLDEFTDHGHCGVLDAAGRVDNDLTNKRYVELAVAQADSGAHVVAPSGMMDGQVAAIRDGLDAAGHTDTVILAYAAKFASGFYGPFREAVASSLRGDRRTYQQNPGNAREALHEVELDIDEGADMVMVKPAMAYLDVVRAAADISPVPVAAYQVSGEYAMISAAAANGWIDLSVVALETLFSIRRAGADIVLTYWAADAAGWLR; encoded by the coding sequence ATGGCGTTTCCTAGGCACCGTCCTCGCCGGTTGCGCGCGACACCGGCCCTGCGTCGGCTTGTCGCCGAAACGACGCTGGAGCGAAGGCATCTGGTGCTGCCGATGTTCGTCGCCGACGGGATCGACGAGCCGCGCGAGATCTCCTCGATGCCCGGCGTCCTGCAGCACACCCGCGACTCGCTGCGCCGCGCGGCCGCCGACGCGGTGGCCGCCGGGGTGGGCGGGCTGATGCTGTTCGGGGTGCCGCGCGACGACGACAAGGACGCCACCGGTGCTGTCGGGGTGGCCGAGGACGGCATCCTCAACGTAGCGCTGCGCGACCTGTCGGCCGACCTCGGTGACGACACGGTGCTGATGGCCGACACCTGCCTCGACGAGTTCACCGACCACGGGCACTGCGGGGTGCTCGACGCCGCGGGCCGCGTCGACAATGACCTCACCAACAAGCGCTACGTGGAACTGGCTGTCGCGCAGGCAGATTCGGGTGCGCACGTGGTCGCCCCGAGCGGCATGATGGACGGGCAGGTAGCGGCCATCCGCGACGGGCTCGACGCCGCCGGGCACACCGACACCGTGATCCTGGCGTATGCGGCCAAGTTCGCGTCCGGCTTCTACGGCCCGTTCCGCGAGGCGGTCGCGTCCAGCCTGCGCGGCGATCGTCGCACCTACCAACAGAATCCGGGCAACGCGCGTGAGGCGCTGCACGAGGTGGAACTCGACATCGACGAGGGCGCCGACATGGTGATGGTCAAGCCCGCGATGGCCTACCTCGACGTCGTGCGGGCGGCCGCCGACATCTCGCCCGTCCCGGTGGCCGCCTACCAGGTGTCCGGTGAGTACGCGATGATCAGCGCGGCCGCCGCCAACGGATGGATCGACCTGTCGGTCGTCGCCCTGGAGACGCTGTTCAGCATCCGGCGCGCCGGCGCCGACATCGTGCTGACCTACTGGGCGGCCGACGCCGCCGGCTGGCTGCGGTGA
- a CDS encoding bifunctional uroporphyrinogen-III C-methyltransferase/uroporphyrinogen-III synthase gives MTAQSSGRGRKPKPGRITFVGSGPGDPGLLTTRARAVLANAALVFTDPDVPEAVLALVGCELPPPSGPEPAEAADGAADGDAPTIPGGPDIRSAVGDPVEVAKTLTTEARTGVDVVRLVAGDPLSLDAVITEVSALAKSHLNFEIVPGLPDTTAVPTYAGLPLGSAHTVADVRSPDVDWAALAAAPGPLILHATASHLPDAARTLIEYGLTDTTPVVVTANGTTCQQRSVETTLAGLLDKAVLDKPAGTEPAGPLAGPLVVTIGKTVANRAKLNWWESRALYGWTVLVPRTKDQAGEMSEKLVGHGALPIEVPTIAVEPPRSPAQMERAVKGLVDGRFQWVVFTSTNAVRAVWEKFNEFGLDARAFSGVKIACVGQATADRVRAFGINPELVPTGEQSSLGLLDEFPPYDDVFDPVNRVLLPRADIATETLAEGLRERGWEIEDVTAYRTVRAAPPPAQTREMIKTGGFDAVCFTSSSTVRNLVGIAGKPHARTIVACIGPKTAETAAEFGLRVDVQPEVAAVGPLVEALAEHAARLRAEGALPPPRKKSRRR, from the coding sequence ATGACTGCCCAGAGTAGCGGGCGAGGCCGCAAGCCGAAGCCGGGCCGCATCACGTTCGTCGGCTCGGGGCCTGGCGACCCCGGATTGCTGACGACGCGGGCCCGCGCGGTGCTCGCGAACGCAGCGCTGGTGTTCACCGACCCCGATGTGCCGGAGGCCGTGCTCGCCCTGGTGGGCTGTGAGCTGCCCCCGCCGTCGGGCCCGGAACCCGCCGAGGCGGCTGACGGCGCGGCCGACGGTGACGCCCCGACGATCCCCGGCGGACCCGACATCCGGTCCGCGGTCGGCGATCCGGTCGAGGTGGCCAAGACGCTGACCACCGAGGCGCGCACCGGCGTCGACGTGGTGCGGCTGGTCGCCGGCGACCCGCTGTCGCTGGACGCGGTGATCACCGAGGTGTCCGCGCTGGCGAAATCGCACCTGAACTTCGAGATCGTGCCCGGCCTGCCGGACACCACCGCGGTGCCGACGTACGCGGGCCTGCCGCTGGGTTCCGCGCACACCGTCGCCGACGTCCGCTCCCCGGACGTCGACTGGGCGGCGCTGGCCGCCGCACCGGGCCCGCTGATCCTGCACGCGACCGCGAGCCACCTGCCCGACGCCGCGCGCACGCTGATCGAATACGGCCTGACCGACACCACCCCGGTGGTCGTCACCGCGAACGGCACGACGTGCCAACAGCGTTCGGTCGAGACGACGCTGGCCGGTCTGCTCGACAAGGCGGTGCTGGACAAGCCGGCCGGAACCGAGCCGGCGGGCCCCCTGGCCGGTCCGCTGGTCGTCACGATCGGCAAGACCGTGGCCAACCGCGCCAAGCTGAACTGGTGGGAGAGCCGCGCGCTGTACGGCTGGACCGTGCTGGTGCCGCGCACCAAGGACCAGGCCGGCGAGATGAGCGAGAAGCTGGTCGGCCACGGCGCGCTGCCCATCGAGGTGCCGACCATCGCGGTCGAGCCGCCGCGCAGCCCCGCGCAGATGGAGCGTGCGGTCAAGGGTCTGGTCGACGGCCGGTTCCAGTGGGTCGTGTTCACCTCCACCAACGCGGTGCGTGCGGTGTGGGAGAAGTTCAACGAGTTCGGCCTCGATGCCCGCGCGTTCTCCGGCGTGAAGATCGCCTGCGTCGGGCAGGCCACCGCCGACCGGGTGCGGGCCTTCGGGATCAACCCCGAGCTGGTGCCGACCGGTGAGCAGTCCTCGCTGGGGCTGCTCGACGAATTCCCGCCCTACGACGACGTTTTCGATCCGGTGAACCGCGTGCTGTTGCCGCGCGCCGACATCGCCACCGAGACGCTGGCCGAGGGGCTGCGCGAGCGCGGCTGGGAGATCGAGGACGTCACCGCGTACCGCACGGTGCGCGCGGCGCCGCCGCCTGCGCAGACCCGCGAGATGATCAAGACGGGCGGCTTCGACGCGGTGTGCTTCACGTCGAGTTCGACGGTGCGCAACCTGGTGGGCATCGCGGGCAAGCCGCACGCCCGCACCATCGTCGCGTGCATCGGACCCAAGACCGCCGAAACCGCAGCGGAATTCGGGTTGCGCGTCGATGTGCAGCCCGAGGTCGCCGCGGTCGGTCCGCTCGTCGAGGCGCTGGCCGAGCACGCCGCCCGGCTGCGCGCCGAGGGTGCGCTGCCGCCGCCGCGTAAGAAGAGCCGCCGCCGCTAA
- the hemC gene encoding hydroxymethylbilane synthase, which yields MTSPSPRSQRSGPIRIGTRGSLLATTQAGTVRDALIARGHDAELVIISTEGDRNQGPIADIGVGVFTAALREAILDGRVDAAVHSHKDLPTADDPRFTIAATPPREDPRDALVARDGLVLGELPAGSLIGTSSPRRAAQLRALGLGLEIRPLRGNLDTRLSRVSNGDLDGIVVARAGLARIGRLADVTETLEPVQMLPAPAQGALAVECRGDDTELAALLAELDDADSRTAVTAERALLARLEAGCSAPVGAIAEVVESIDEDGNVFEEVSLRGCVATLDGSDVIRASGVGTPDRARELGLSVAEELFDLGARELMADTN from the coding sequence TTGACTAGCCCATCCCCCCGGTCACAACGCTCGGGGCCTATCCGGATAGGCACTCGGGGCAGCCTCCTGGCGACCACGCAGGCCGGCACTGTCCGCGACGCGCTCATTGCCAGGGGCCACGACGCCGAACTCGTCATCATCTCCACCGAGGGCGACCGCAATCAGGGCCCGATCGCCGACATCGGTGTGGGCGTTTTCACCGCTGCCCTGCGCGAGGCCATCCTCGACGGCCGCGTCGACGCCGCGGTGCACTCGCACAAGGATTTGCCCACCGCCGACGATCCGCGCTTCACGATCGCCGCGACACCCCCGCGTGAGGACCCGCGCGACGCCCTGGTGGCGCGCGACGGCCTGGTGCTCGGGGAGTTGCCGGCGGGCTCGCTGATCGGCACGTCGAGCCCGCGGCGGGCCGCACAGCTTAGAGCACTGGGTCTCGGTTTGGAAATCCGCCCCCTAAGAGGCAACCTAGATACCAGGTTGAGCAGGGTTAGCAACGGTGATCTCGACGGCATCGTGGTCGCACGGGCGGGACTGGCCCGCATCGGACGACTGGCCGATGTCACCGAGACTCTCGAGCCGGTGCAGATGTTGCCAGCGCCGGCTCAAGGTGCGCTCGCGGTCGAGTGCCGCGGGGACGACACCGAGCTTGCCGCGCTGCTGGCGGAGCTGGACGACGCCGACTCGCGCACCGCGGTCACCGCCGAGCGTGCCCTGCTCGCCCGACTGGAGGCGGGCTGCTCCGCACCGGTGGGCGCGATCGCCGAGGTGGTCGAGTCCATCGATGAGGACGGCAACGTCTTCGAAGAAGTGTCGCTGCGCGGCTGCGTGGCGACGCTGGACGGATCCGACGTGATCCGCGCGTCCGGTGTCGGAACTCCCGACCGGGCCCGGGAGCTGGGGCTCTCGGTGGCCGAGGAGTTGTTCGACCTCGGGGCGCGCGAGCTCATGGCGGATACCAACTGA
- a CDS encoding glutamyl-tRNA reductase produces the protein MSVLLFGVSHRSAPVSVLEQLSTDESDQAKIVEQVLQSSLVTEAMVLSTCNRVEVYAVVEAFHGGLSVIGQVLSEHSGMSLHDLTKYAYVRYAEAAVEHLFAVTSGLDSAVIGEQQVLGQVRRAYAAAEANHTVGRTLHELSQRALSVGKRVHTETGIDAAGASVVSVALDIAEGKLGSLAGRTAVVVGAGSMGSLAAKHLIRAGVERVHVVNRTLPRAKRLADNIRDLGAEAHAFPFDHLPPLLTDADVVVSCTGAVRPVVSLADVHRGLAHRQEPKQLVICDLGMPRDVDSAVAGLPGVYVVDMERIQREPSARAAAADADAARTIVAAEVANYLAGQRMAEVTPTVTALRQRAADVVEAELLRLDNRLPGLDAAHRDEVAKTVRRVVDKLLHAPTVRVKQLASAPGGDSYAEALRELFELDQQAVDAVAGPELPLIAGDETRSAAPDLDKAAE, from the coding sequence GTGAGCGTGCTGCTTTTCGGGGTTTCGCACCGCAGCGCGCCGGTGTCCGTGCTCGAACAGTTGAGTACCGACGAGTCCGATCAGGCCAAGATCGTCGAGCAGGTGCTGCAGTCGTCGCTCGTCACCGAGGCCATGGTGCTGTCCACCTGCAACCGCGTCGAGGTGTACGCCGTTGTCGAGGCGTTCCACGGCGGGTTGTCGGTGATCGGCCAGGTGCTCTCCGAGCACTCCGGGATGAGCCTGCACGACCTGACCAAATATGCCTACGTGCGCTACGCCGAGGCCGCCGTCGAGCACCTGTTCGCGGTCACGTCCGGCCTGGACTCCGCGGTCATCGGCGAACAGCAGGTGCTCGGGCAGGTCCGCCGCGCCTACGCCGCCGCCGAGGCCAACCACACCGTCGGCCGCACCCTGCACGAACTGTCGCAGCGCGCGCTGTCGGTCGGCAAGCGGGTGCACACCGAGACCGGTATCGACGCCGCGGGCGCGTCGGTGGTGTCGGTGGCCCTCGACATCGCCGAGGGCAAACTCGGCTCGCTGGCCGGGCGCACCGCGGTGGTGGTTGGCGCCGGTTCGATGGGCTCCCTGGCCGCCAAACACCTGATCCGCGCCGGCGTCGAACGTGTCCACGTGGTCAACCGGACACTGCCCCGCGCCAAGCGGCTCGCCGACAACATCCGGGACCTGGGCGCCGAGGCGCACGCGTTCCCGTTCGATCACCTACCGCCGCTGCTGACCGACGCCGACGTGGTGGTCAGCTGCACCGGCGCGGTGCGGCCGGTGGTCTCGCTGGCCGACGTGCACCGCGGCCTGGCCCACCGTCAAGAGCCCAAACAGCTGGTGATCTGCGATCTCGGAATGCCCCGCGACGTCGACTCCGCGGTGGCCGGGCTGCCGGGCGTCTACGTCGTCGACATGGAGCGCATCCAGCGCGAGCCGTCGGCGCGGGCGGCCGCCGCCGACGCCGACGCGGCGCGCACCATCGTCGCCGCCGAGGTCGCCAACTACCTGGCCGGTCAGCGGATGGCCGAGGTCACGCCGACCGTCACGGCGTTGCGGCAGCGCGCCGCCGACGTCGTCGAGGCGGAGTTGCTGCGGCTGGACAACCGGCTGCCGGGCCTGGACGCGGCGCACCGCGACGAGGTGGCCAAGACCGTGCGGCGGGTGGTCGACAAGCTGCTGCACGCGCCGACGGTGCGGGTCAAGCAGCTGGCCAGTGCGCCCGGCGGCGACAGCTACGCCGAGGCGCTGCGCGAACTGTTCGAACTCGACCAGCAGGCCGTCGACGCGGTCGCCGGTCCCGAGCTGCCGCTGATCGCCGGAGACGAAACCCGTTCCGCCGCACCCGATCTGGATAAGGCGGCCGAGTAG
- a CDS encoding glutaredoxin family protein, producing the protein MHRVELLTRDGCSICTSAAAQLRGLADELGFTLAVTDVDAAAAAGDAALRAEFGDRLPVVLLDGREHSYWEVDEPRLRADLA; encoded by the coding sequence GTGCACCGGGTGGAGCTGCTGACGCGCGACGGATGTTCGATCTGCACCTCGGCGGCCGCCCAGCTGCGGGGGCTCGCCGACGAGCTGGGGTTCACGCTGGCCGTGACCGACGTCGACGCCGCCGCGGCCGCCGGGGATGCGGCGCTGCGGGCCGAGTTCGGCGACCGGCTGCCGGTGGTCCTGCTCGACGGCCGCGAGCACAGCTACTGGGAGGTCGACGAGCCCCGGCTGCGCGCGGACCTCGCCTGA
- a CDS encoding HAD family hydrolase, with amino-acid sequence MSRSGDLEAAHQRLAGEASAEAAVTELAAEVPEPAAPPPDLTAAAFFDVDNTLVHGSSLLHFARGLAARKYFTYGDVAKFVYAQAKFQLTGRENSDDVAEGRRKALAFIEGRSTAELMAVGEEIYDEIIAAKIWPGTRALAQMHLDAGQQVWLVTATPYELAATIAKRLGLTGALGTVAESVDGIFTGRLVGDILHGTGKAHAVRSLAIREGLNLRRCTAYSDSFNDVPMLSLVGTAVAINPDADLRDLARERGWEIRDFRTARKAARIGVPSALALGAAGGALAAIVSHRQESRR; translated from the coding sequence GTGTCTCGCTCCGGTGACCTCGAAGCCGCGCACCAGCGCCTCGCCGGCGAGGCGAGCGCCGAGGCCGCCGTCACCGAACTGGCCGCCGAGGTTCCGGAGCCGGCCGCCCCGCCGCCGGACCTGACCGCCGCGGCGTTCTTCGACGTCGACAACACCCTGGTGCACGGGTCCTCGCTGCTGCACTTCGCCCGCGGGCTGGCCGCCCGCAAGTACTTCACCTACGGCGACGTCGCCAAATTCGTCTACGCGCAGGCCAAGTTTCAGCTCACCGGGCGGGAGAACAGCGACGACGTGGCCGAGGGCCGGCGCAAGGCGCTGGCGTTCATCGAGGGCCGGTCGACGGCCGAGCTGATGGCGGTCGGCGAGGAGATCTACGACGAGATCATCGCCGCCAAGATCTGGCCGGGCACCCGCGCGCTGGCCCAGATGCACCTCGACGCCGGCCAGCAGGTGTGGTTGGTCACAGCGACGCCCTACGAGTTGGCGGCGACGATCGCCAAGCGGCTGGGCCTGACCGGCGCGCTGGGCACGGTCGCCGAGTCGGTCGACGGGATCTTCACCGGCCGGCTGGTCGGCGACATCCTGCACGGCACCGGCAAGGCGCACGCGGTGCGGTCGCTGGCCATCCGCGAGGGCCTCAACCTGCGCCGCTGCACCGCCTACTCGGACAGCTTCAACGACGTGCCGATGCTCTCGCTGGTGGGCACCGCGGTCGCGATCAACCCCGACGCCGACCTTCGTGACCTGGCCCGCGAGCGCGGGTGGGAGATCCGCGACTTCCGCACCGCCCGCAAGGCCGCGCGCATCGGGGTGCCGTCGGCGCTGGCACTGGGCGCCGCGGGCGGGGCGTTGGCGGCCATCGTCTCGCACCGGCAGGAAAGCCGCCGCTGA
- a CDS encoding FAS1-like dehydratase domain-containing protein, producing MAIAENIIGTHYRYPDYFEVDREKIREFASAVQNDHPAHFSEAAAQECGFDTLIAPLTFLAVAGRRVQLEIFNQFDVPINMERVLHRDQKITFHRPIVAGDRLYFDSYLDSVTESHGAIVTEVRGEVTDADGKPVLTSVVTVMGEAQSDSEADEISDRIAARRDEAIAKMIAKQTSS from the coding sequence ATGGCCATCGCCGAGAACATCATCGGAACTCACTACCGCTACCCCGACTACTTCGAGGTGGACCGGGAGAAGATCCGCGAGTTCGCGAGCGCGGTGCAAAACGATCATCCGGCGCATTTCAGCGAGGCGGCCGCCCAGGAGTGCGGGTTCGACACGCTGATCGCCCCGCTGACGTTCCTGGCGGTGGCCGGCCGGCGGGTCCAGCTCGAGATCTTCAACCAGTTCGACGTGCCGATCAACATGGAGCGCGTGCTGCACCGCGACCAGAAGATCACGTTCCACCGCCCGATCGTCGCCGGTGACCGGCTGTACTTCGACTCCTACCTCGACTCGGTGACCGAGTCACACGGCGCGATCGTCACCGAGGTGCGCGGCGAGGTGACCGACGCCGACGGCAAGCCGGTGCTGACGAGCGTCGTCACGGTCATGGGCGAGGCGCAGTCCGACAGCGAGGCCGACGAGATCAGCGACCGCATCGCCGCCAGGCGCGACGAGGCGATCGCGAAAATGATTGCCAAGCAAACCAGTTCGTAG
- a CDS encoding lysophospholipid acyltransferase family protein, whose product MAGESKAKVIPLHGNSSRAAAQRRNAARAQSSRRHPSMMSEQGARASAEEIAAVVREIDEHRAGLGGAPSAEETPTELAKRIAAVAEFVRKRMTGDYTVDEFGFDQHLNSAIFLPLLRVLFNSWFRVEVSGIENLPETGAALIVANHAGVLPFDGLMTSVAVHDHHPAHRDLRLLAADMVFDMPMVGQAARKAGHTMACTADAHRLLAAGELTAVFPEGYKGLGKHFKDRYKLQRFGRGGFVSAALRSKAPIVPCSIVGSEEIYPMIADVKLLARLLGLPYFPITPLFPLAGPAGMIPLPSKWHIQFGEPIETADYDESAADDPMITFELTDQVRETIQQTLYQLLANRRNTFLG is encoded by the coding sequence GTGGCGGGCGAGTCCAAAGCGAAAGTGATTCCGCTGCACGGGAATTCGAGTCGAGCAGCGGCTCAGCGGCGTAACGCTGCCCGTGCGCAGAGTTCGCGTCGACATCCGTCCATGATGTCGGAGCAAGGCGCCCGGGCGTCCGCCGAGGAGATCGCGGCCGTCGTCCGTGAGATCGACGAGCACCGCGCAGGCCTCGGCGGAGCACCGTCGGCCGAGGAGACGCCCACCGAACTCGCCAAACGCATCGCCGCCGTCGCCGAGTTCGTGCGCAAGCGGATGACCGGCGACTACACCGTCGACGAGTTCGGTTTCGACCAGCACCTCAACAGCGCAATCTTTTTGCCTTTGCTACGAGTGCTTTTCAACTCGTGGTTCCGCGTCGAGGTGAGCGGTATCGAGAACCTGCCCGAGACCGGTGCGGCGCTCATCGTCGCCAACCACGCCGGCGTGCTGCCGTTCGACGGGCTGATGACCTCGGTGGCCGTGCACGACCACCACCCGGCGCACCGCGACCTGCGCCTGCTGGCCGCGGACATGGTCTTCGACATGCCGATGGTCGGGCAGGCCGCGCGCAAGGCCGGCCACACCATGGCCTGCACCGCCGACGCGCACCGGCTGCTGGCCGCCGGCGAGCTCACCGCGGTGTTCCCGGAGGGCTACAAGGGTCTGGGCAAGCACTTCAAGGACCGCTACAAGCTGCAGCGGTTCGGTCGCGGCGGGTTCGTGTCGGCCGCGCTGCGCAGCAAGGCGCCGATCGTGCCGTGCTCGATCGTCGGGTCCGAGGAGATCTATCCGATGATCGCCGACGTCAAGCTGCTGGCCCGGCTGCTCGGGCTGCCGTACTTCCCGATCACGCCGCTGTTCCCGCTGGCGGGCCCGGCCGGGATGATCCCGCTGCCGTCGAAGTGGCACATCCAGTTCGGCGAGCCGATCGAGACCGCCGACTACGACGAGTCCGCCGCCGACGACCCGATGATCACGTTCGAGCTGACCGACCAGGTCCGCGAAACCATCCAGCAGACGCTCTATCAGCTGCTGGCCAACCGCCGGAACACGTTCCTCGGCTAG
- a CDS encoding SDR family oxidoreductase, translated as MDSEGQSNGSDPRDAVQYPKVVLVTGACRFLGGYLTARLAQNPLISHVIAVDAITPSKDLLRRMGRAEFVRADIRNPFIAKVIRNGDVDTVVHAAAASYAPRSGGRATLKELNVMGAIQLFAACQKAPSVRRVVLKSTSEVYGSSSRDPVLFTEDSSARRPPGEGFARDSIDIEGYARGLGRRRPDIAVTILRLANMIGPAMDTALSRYLAGPVVPTVIGHDPRLQLLHEQDALGALERATMAGKAGTYNIGAAGVIMMSQAIRRAGRIPLPVPRSALWAVDSLRRATRYTELDREQLDYMSYGRVMDTARMRNDLGYSPKWTTVEAFDDYVRGRGLTSIVDPRWVRSMESRAVSVAQRWGR; from the coding sequence ATGGATTCCGAAGGTCAGTCCAACGGGTCTGATCCGCGCGACGCCGTGCAGTACCCGAAGGTCGTGCTCGTCACCGGGGCGTGCCGGTTCCTCGGCGGATATCTGACCGCCAGGTTGGCGCAGAACCCGCTGATCAGCCATGTCATCGCGGTGGATGCGATCACTCCGAGCAAGGATCTGCTGCGACGGATGGGCCGCGCGGAGTTCGTCCGCGCCGACATCCGTAACCCGTTCATCGCCAAGGTGATTCGCAACGGCGACGTGGACACCGTGGTGCACGCGGCAGCGGCCTCGTATGCGCCGCGCTCCGGCGGCCGGGCCACGCTCAAAGAGCTCAACGTGATGGGTGCGATCCAGCTGTTCGCCGCCTGTCAGAAGGCCCCGTCGGTGCGCCGCGTCGTGCTCAAGTCGACCTCGGAGGTCTACGGCTCCAGTTCGCGCGACCCGGTGCTGTTCACCGAGGACAGCAGCGCGCGGCGGCCGCCCGGTGAGGGCTTCGCCCGCGACAGCATCGACATCGAGGGCTATGCCCGCGGCCTGGGCCGCCGGCGCCCCGACATCGCGGTCACCATCCTGCGGTTGGCGAACATGATCGGTCCGGCGATGGACACCGCGCTGTCGCGGTACCTGGCCGGCCCGGTGGTGCCGACCGTCATCGGCCACGATCCGCGGTTGCAACTGCTGCACGAGCAGGACGCGCTCGGCGCGCTGGAGCGCGCGACGATGGCCGGCAAGGCGGGCACGTACAACATCGGTGCGGCCGGCGTCATCATGATGAGTCAGGCCATCCGGCGGGCCGGCCGGATCCCGCTGCCGGTGCCCCGTTCGGCGCTGTGGGCAGTGGATTCGCTGCGGCGCGCGACTCGCTACACTGAACTCGATCGCGAGCAGTTGGACTACATGAGTTACGGCCGGGTCATGGACACCGCGCGGATGCGAAATGACCTCGGTTATAGCCCAAAGTGGACCACTGTGGAGGCCTTTGACGATTACGTCCGGGGTCGCGGATTGACTTCGATCGTCGACCCGCGGTGGGTACGCTCAATGGAGAGTCGGGCCGTCTCGGTGGCGCAACGGTGGGGACGGTAG
- a CDS encoding 30S ribosomal protein bS22 has protein sequence MGSVIKKRRKRMSKKKHRKLLRRTRVQRRKLGK, from the coding sequence ATGGGTTCAGTCATCAAGAAGCGGCGCAAGCGCATGTCGAAGAAGAAGCACCGCAAGCTGCTTCGTCGCACCCGGGTCCAGCGCAGAAAACTCGGCAAGTAA